ACCTATTCCTCACGCTTGTCGAATTCTTAACTACAGCATCCACTCCAGAAGCAGAAGATGGTTGAGATTGAGCACTGGAGTTCATAGGATTATCCAAGACCAGTGCTTTAACTTTGTCTGCAAGTTCTCCTTTAAGAGAGTTATTGTAGCACTTCGAGCACATGTTCCTTTTGTCTGCCATTCCAAAGAAACCGCAACCATTATCGCATGGTGAAAGATCCATCTTCATTAAAACTTGTTGTGGTTCCTTGTCTTCTTTGGCTGTTTTGGGGAGTTCTTGCTTTTGAAAATCTTTGTAGCACTTGGAGCACAGGTTTTGTGTCTCCACAGATCCATAAAAGCCGCAACCATTGGCGCAGAGAGGCCGTTCCATGTTCTTAATATTCTCCTGCAAATCTATCTTTCTAACTTGTTTCTCGCTCGTCTAATTGCTTCTAATTGTTCCTAGACTCCGAATTTTTTGCGATTGAGAGCTAACCAAAGGGGTTGCATATATATAAGGGCTAGTGGACTTGGGAGTTAAGAAATAGGAATCCTAAGTCGATTTGGTCTAGGGGAGTCTGAAAACCCACCGActaggtttgtttgtttgtttgttttttttttttttttaaaaaaaaatatcttttaattttggaCTTGGGATTAAAGTAAATTTAAGATTCGATTTAGGAAAACTAAATTTGAATGTTTTCTTCTCCAAGTTGGATGCTTGATAAAATTTTAGTCATAAAGGGTGCCTTGAGGAATACTTCTCAAAAATCACCCAAGAAAGAAAATCCATAGTACTGATTAGTTTTATACTTAGGCGGTTAGGCCCGATCAGTTTTGGACCtgattattttcttaaaatattaatgtacgaaaattgataaatttaatgaaaaataaaattgagagattgcgttaatttttttttatttgattagaaTATAGGAATTTTTCTTGGGCTACAATATCtattttttcaagaattgagaataattttgtaatatagaaaatagttttattattatttagacaCATAAAGAAACTAAGATTATGTTAAAGTGACGTTTGGTACGGAAAATTCACATTATTCTTGTCATCTAGATTACTGGAAATGTGATGCTTTGCAATTTGAATGCCTAGGAATTTAACTATTCCTATATTTGGTTTAACTAGgaatttgattctaaaaaaaaactaggaatttaataaaattcttaaGAATGTGAGATtataatatttggtttatttttaagaatgttaaatgaattatttatttttcctattataTCTTAGATTTGTAAATCtaatatcaagtttttttttttaatcctcctccaaataaataatgacaaataATTTATCTAGAGTATTGTATCACCATAATCTCATGTGAAACTcgtatctaattttttttttataaaatgttaaatGCTTAATGAGGAATTTTTTGAAGTTCTAACTTGCGTTTGACAATAGCAAATTCAAAAAATCTAAAGTTCAACCAAACAAAGCTATtaatctataataaaaaaaccaaatgaaGCCACAAATCCAGATTTATATTTCTAGCAACTAAACAAAACCAAGAGTGAGATAAAAATAGATACATTAACAAATTTCTATGAAAATAGatctattaataatttgttgagtaacacacacacacataacacTAAAAGTAAATATCTTGCAATAATGGAGGGTccccttcaaattttttttttcacgtgaaACCTGAATAGAACTTCATTAATAAATGTATCAACAAAGTTGTTGATcatgtttatgttattttggcAAGAAGAGATAAAAACAAGAGAAgagatattgatgatttgttttatgttatcttcattgcttaaatgataaggaaaaatagttaaaattgtcaatttataaaaaatataatttcctttaaacttgggaatctggatacctatttgttttaaaaataatccaCATTTCTACAAAAAGGGGTTAAGGAGGAATCCAAATACCCTGATGTGATTTGTAATTAAACATGAGAATCTTTCAACATTTCTAAGAATCTTAAAACATTACCTTGTACCAAATGTCACATAACAGTTTTGCAGTTCAACTAGTTGACATCTCCTAATATGCCCATGACATCTAACTGTTCAAATTCTCATCccattgtaagttgtaacaatcaatcaatatatatatatatatatatatatatatatgatgggaATCAATCTAAGGTCAACTCATCCTAAGTAGTTGTCCATGACCAGGCCACGTCCAATCAATTTTGTGGAGAAAGAAATCTGGGGAGGGCATCCAATTCCAAGATGGTTGTCCATGACCCAAGGGCATGGATGACCAGAGTACACATAGTGAATTCTACGAGAAACTTCTCAAAAGGGCTTCATATAATCAGACCAGGATGCACTACTCCTAAAACATGGAGAGAATTCCTTGTAATACACACCACGTTTCCCATTTTCTCCATTAACCACACGCATCAACCATGATGGTGGTGGATCCAAACAAGTAGACCCACTTCTAATTCTTTATAAAAGGAGCAAGCTCCATTCACCCAAGGTAAGTTCTACTATTCATAGTTTCCCATCCTTgtgttctagagagaaaactgacttaacTGTCGGATGGTCCTTGGTCGGGTTATATCAGTCACCCTTGAtagttctttcttttcatttcaggACCAAAAATCCACCACCCTAGTCCAAAGCATtctagcctactgattttcttgcatcatcagttggcgccgtctgtgggtaCATAGTGAGGAAAAAGTTTCTAAGTGTTAACTTCTTTACTTCCCAAGACAAAAAGGCTGCATGGTTCGGACTAGGTCGATGGCCACTAGTCCAAGACAAAAAGAGTGTGGAAATGCCTCCAGTCACCCAAATCGTGCACTAGTACCCTCGATGATTGTTCAACAACAGTTGTTGTCCATGTCAGCTGTGATGGCAAATTTGACGCAACAGATTCAAGAGTTAACTAGAGAAGTGAATAGACATCGTCATCAATGACATGGTGAAGAACGGGGACAAAATTCAGAGAATGAAAGTGCTAAGAACAATGTTGAAGGAGATTAGTCCAGAGGTACCATTACTCGTAGAGTACCACatttggagagggagatggatcAAATGAAAAGAGCCATGAAGGAGATGAAAGATTCCATGAGGAGAGCAAATCACATGGATGACCTTGTCCACAAGATGAATTCCCCCTTCATTGTGTCCATCACAAGTCATCCCCTGCCTTCCAATTTTAAAATGCCTACCTTGGACTTATATGATGGGAGGTGTAATCCTTGTGATCACATTGCCACGTTCAAGAAAACCATGCATCTTCAAGGTATACTAGATTAAATCATGTGTAAAGCATTTCCTACCACATTGAAAGGCTCGGCCAAGGTATGGTTTGGTCGGTTGCCACCAAACACCATAAACTTGTTTCAGAAGTTAAGTTGTTCGTCAACAACTTTGTTGGAGGTCAGAGGCAAAAGCGTTCCTCGTCTTGTTTGTTAAGCATAGAGCAAGGAGAGAACGAGAGCTTACGTTCTTTTATTAGCCACTTTAATAGAGAAGCCTTGttggtggacgagatggatgacaagatcCTCTTGGAAGCCTTCTACAATGGAGTCAGTTTAGATTTGTTCATCCATAAGTTGTACGATCAGGAGCCACAGATGATGGCTGAGTtgatgttaggattagtgcccttaaatcctattgtctgatgctatgtatgatattatgtatgacattatgtatgacatgatgtatgacttaatattgtgattgataaagttattttattattatctaaaataatggtaacatgaatatgggacattatcatacagtccatgagatgcattgtatgtgatttatgtgaaaagtcacagaagatgtaaatcacaagttctttgtaaactcagaatttattgttcgtagttggtgatgaaattgggcatttcatctgcgaagactataacgtatcaactaagatgatttgtcttgatcatggaagtggatacttctagttgatatgttgatatgttttaagagttaagacatattgaacaggaccgctatgagatttattattctcctaatgactgtcaaatgaataataaatctcacgacttctatttgcatgaactcttaatcctgagagaataatgaacctgatcatgagagaataatgaacctgatcatgaggtgtgggttgctttgatatattaggagtgagatctaaagtgacggtcaaaacctcagtatgttgggcagccacatttagtgttgatggaacatatattctcaagatggaattcataatctcttgatggagatataaaatattcccttgagataagtttaatgggtttagttattcagagagttaggcctaaccactttagtaagaaattaccaaaatatatatttatgaaattggatttcataaatatataatgaataactttaaagaattaaaccgggtactcaaggataagatgtaataatttacaaagtggcagtctacatttatgactttgtgttactacgaatattttatgaaagggttgcatgtataataaagtcttgggatataatttattaataagacctagagtgcaattatatttatatagtggtattaaatataattaatggtaactttggacttgtcaagagttgacggaaaagcccaaggcccattggagctagtgtcttattggtcccttttggtcccactccaagccacacactaaagcccaattggaaaggcctaataggccagcccaattagataatcagttagttataaagagagaaacatacataatttttataagtgaaaaagagaaataaaaaacggtgtgtgagagagtgtgagacacactttcattctccctttgaaaaattgattgagagaccacacatcttgggcataaagtggaattggagtgaagattaagagtgttcccaagtgcttctaatctttgttttgaattaccccacaccaaggtacgccatcttgttcttaaattctgaaatttacatagtgcatgttatcaatcatgaatgaaatagatctttgttcgttgcttccgctatgtgttttgtatgagatacaaaactagattttttcCTTCAGTTGATACATACAGCCTAAAGTTTCATGAACGCAGAAGATGAAATTATTgctaagaagaagaagaaaggtgaACGACTAGAAAAATGGTTATGTACACCATCCAGAGCGAAGttctcgtccaaagaaagccaaAGTAGGGGAGAAAATGGATCATGATGGCAAGAAGGTAGGATCATCCTCAGGGTGATACTCCAACTACAATCCCTTGAACACTTCACTTGACCAAGTAATGATGTAGATTAAAGACAACCCGTCCTTGAAATGGCCTGAGAGGATGAAAGGAGATCTTAGCAAGTGAAACAAAATCAAGTACTGTCGTTTTCACCGAGACCATAGACATGATATGGACGAGTGTTATGATTTAAAGCAATAGATTAAAGTTCTTATTAAGTAGGGgaagttgaaaatttttcttggaCAAGATCATAAGGGAGAAAGACTGCCAATGAAAGGCAAAGCAGAAGAACCGATGCGTCaaccacttggagaaataaggaTCATTGTAGGAGGCCCATCAACTAGAAGGTCGTCCAAAGCCAAGAAGACCTTTTTGCAAGAAGTCCTTAATGTTCAATTATCTGGACGACCACCAAGGATGATCAGAGAAGACGAGCCTGCCATTGTTTTCACAGACAAATATGCAAGACGACTACACCATCCTTATGATGATGCAATTTTCATCACTTTGGCGATTGCAAATTATACAACTAGAAGAGTGTTAATAGACAATGGAAGTTTAGCAGAAATCTTTTACTATCTagccttccagcaaatgagaATTAACAAGGAGTTACTTCGTCCAGTGAGTATTCCATTAATTGAATTCGAGAGAGTGAAAGTTCT
The sequence above is drawn from the Castanea sativa cultivar Marrone di Chiusa Pesio chromosome 5, ASM4071231v1 genome and encodes:
- the LOC142633256 gene encoding zinc finger A20 and AN1 domain-containing stress-associated protein 5-like, which translates into the protein MERPLCANGCGFYGSVETQNLCSKCYKDFQKQELPKTAKEDKEPQQVLMKMDLSPCDNGCGFFGMADKRNMCSKCYNNSLKGELADKVKALVLDNPMNSSAQSQPSSASGVDAVVKNSTSVRNRCKCCNKKVGLTGFECRCGNVFCGIHRYPEKHACNVDFKAIGRDVLIKQNPVCKGDKLQWRV